In the genome of Saprospira sp. CCB-QB6, one region contains:
- a CDS encoding 3-hydroxyacyl-ACP dehydratase FabZ family protein — protein sequence MKDNYQDILALLPYGPNFCFVDELLALNKEGVIGQYRFAKEAPFYADHFPENPITPGVLLLECMAQIGLVCLGIYLLKKELQEVPQIAFSSSKVNFYRPHRPGELLRVEAKKKLFRLQQLRVNASAYNEAGELVAQAELAGMWSKKTKTDA from the coding sequence ATGAAAGATAACTACCAAGATATTTTAGCCCTGCTCCCCTATGGCCCTAACTTCTGCTTTGTAGATGAGTTATTGGCGCTGAATAAAGAAGGCGTTATAGGGCAGTACCGCTTTGCTAAAGAGGCCCCCTTTTATGCCGATCATTTTCCAGAAAACCCAATTACCCCTGGGGTTTTGCTTTTGGAGTGCATGGCGCAGATTGGGCTCGTTTGCCTAGGCATTTATTTATTGAAAAAAGAGCTGCAGGAGGTCCCACAAATTGCCTTTAGTAGTTCTAAGGTCAATTTTTATCGGCCCCATCGGCCAGGAGAATTGCTTAGAGTAGAAGCCAAAAAGAAATTATTTCGTCTCCAACAGCTTCGAGTAAATGCCTCTGCCTATAATGAAGCGGGCGAATTGGTTGCCCAAGCCGAATTGGCGGGCATGTGGAGCAAAAAAACAAAAACAGATGCCTGA
- a CDS encoding type III polyketide synthase, with the protein MSIKILSTHKALPRYSRSTQDILPYIDLWLQAKGQDERFRRKVERIFRYAQVDRRYSIMDIEEVFQQTSFEEKNARYAEEYTLLTQQALEGALKKANLQPTDIDIIISVSCTGIMIPSIDAYLINALRMRQDIMRLPVTEMGCAGGTSALIYAYNLLQANPGKRAAIVAFESPTATFQQDDMSMVNMVSAAIFGDGAVCTILGPSEELKPAIIAGEMYHFYDEIDMMGFKLRNTGLQMILDKEVPNKIERHFEAVLFPFIEKHGLSIEQIEHLIFHPGGKKIVQLVESLFADLDKNIAETKEVLRLYGNMSSATVLYVLERYLEKPIAAGEKGLMLSFGPGFSAQRLLLNWE; encoded by the coding sequence TGGTTACAGGCTAAAGGCCAAGATGAACGCTTTCGCCGCAAGGTGGAGCGTATTTTTCGCTATGCGCAGGTCGACCGTCGCTACTCCATTATGGATATCGAAGAGGTCTTTCAGCAAACCTCCTTTGAGGAAAAGAATGCCCGTTATGCGGAAGAATATACCTTACTGACGCAGCAAGCCCTAGAAGGGGCCTTAAAAAAGGCCAATTTACAGCCTACTGATATTGATATTATCATCAGTGTAAGTTGTACGGGCATTATGATTCCCTCTATAGACGCCTACTTAATTAATGCGCTGAGAATGCGCCAAGATATTATGCGTTTGCCCGTAACAGAAATGGGCTGTGCAGGGGGTACCTCCGCATTGATTTATGCTTACAACCTGCTTCAGGCCAATCCAGGTAAACGAGCGGCCATTGTTGCCTTTGAATCACCTACGGCTACCTTTCAGCAAGATGATATGAGCATGGTAAATATGGTCAGTGCCGCCATCTTTGGCGATGGGGCTGTTTGTACCATCTTGGGCCCCTCCGAAGAGCTGAAACCCGCTATCATTGCGGGAGAGATGTATCATTTTTATGATGAAATTGATATGATGGGCTTCAAGCTGCGGAACACGGGCCTACAAATGATCTTGGACAAGGAAGTACCCAACAAAATTGAGCGACATTTTGAGGCCGTTTTGTTTCCCTTTATAGAAAAGCATGGGCTAAGCATCGAGCAAATCGAGCACTTAATCTTTCATCCCGGCGGCAAGAAGATCGTGCAGCTGGTCGAGAGTCTTTTTGCGGACCTAGACAAAAACATAGCAGAAACCAAAGAGGTTTTGCGCCTCTATGGCAATATGTCTTCGGCCACGGTGCTCTATGTTTTAGAGCGTTATTTAGAAAAGCCCATTGCCGCTGGCGAAAAGGGCCTGATGTTGAGTTTTGGTCCAGGGTTTTCTGCCCAACGCCTATTATTGAATTGGGAGTAG
- a CDS encoding beta-ketoacyl-[acyl-carrier-protein] synthase family protein — protein MPEHRVVITGLGVVAPNALGCKDFLAALQAGQSGISYRSDLEELQFACRVAGSPPLTEEYINSYLTPLQRRYIQGSGLLYGCLAGLEAWQDAALPITEKEEEPDWAAGCIFGGGQSSIEVVREGIYKVDAGKVRRIGSSLIQQTMESSISAYLGGFLGLGNQLSSNSAACSTGSEAILMGYERIRSGRAERMLVGSCNSSGPYIWAGFDSMRVLCRKFNEHPEQASRPMSEQAAGFVPGSGAGAMVLESLASAQARGARIYAELKGGHLNAGGQRQGGSMTAPNIKAIERCIRLALADAGISARELDAISGHLTATMGDPAEIGAWVRALGRSADDFPKINSLKSLIGHCLSAAGAIESVAVVLQLVHGFLHPSKNAEDLHPEIAAQIAASCIPLQTEAANLRYMAKASFGFGDVNSCLLFARWED, from the coding sequence ATGCCTGAACATAGAGTCGTGATTACAGGTTTGGGGGTTGTTGCCCCCAATGCCTTGGGATGCAAGGATTTTTTGGCTGCTTTGCAGGCGGGCCAATCGGGAATTAGCTATCGCTCGGATTTAGAAGAATTGCAATTTGCTTGTCGTGTGGCAGGCTCCCCCCCTTTAACCGAAGAGTATATCAATAGTTATTTGACGCCCCTACAAAGGCGATATATTCAAGGCTCTGGACTTTTGTATGGCTGTTTGGCAGGCCTAGAAGCTTGGCAGGATGCCGCCTTGCCTATAACCGAAAAGGAAGAAGAGCCCGATTGGGCCGCGGGTTGCATCTTTGGGGGGGGACAATCCAGCATTGAGGTTGTTCGAGAGGGGATTTATAAAGTAGATGCGGGCAAGGTTCGCCGCATTGGCTCTTCTCTAATCCAACAGACGATGGAGAGCAGCATTAGCGCTTATTTGGGTGGCTTTTTGGGCCTGGGTAATCAGTTGAGTTCTAATTCGGCGGCTTGCAGCACGGGCAGCGAAGCTATATTAATGGGGTATGAGCGCATTCGGTCGGGACGAGCGGAGCGAATGTTGGTGGGTAGCTGCAATAGTTCTGGTCCATATATTTGGGCGGGTTTTGATTCTATGCGGGTGCTTTGTCGCAAGTTTAATGAGCATCCAGAACAGGCTTCGCGCCCCATGAGCGAGCAGGCCGCGGGCTTTGTGCCTGGCAGCGGCGCTGGCGCTATGGTTTTGGAGAGTTTGGCTTCGGCCCAAGCCCGTGGCGCTCGCATTTATGCCGAACTAAAGGGGGGACATTTAAATGCGGGCGGACAGCGCCAAGGCGGTAGCATGACGGCCCCTAACATCAAGGCGATAGAGCGCTGTATTCGCTTGGCCCTAGCTGATGCGGGCATTTCGGCTAGGGAGCTGGATGCTATTTCGGGTCATTTGACGGCCACCATGGGAGATCCCGCTGAAATTGGGGCTTGGGTGCGGGCTTTGGGCCGCTCTGCCGATGATTTCCCTAAGATTAATAGCCTAAAGTCATTGATTGGCCATTGTTTGTCGGCAGCGGGAGCGATTGAATCGGTGGCAGTGGTCTTGCAGCTGGTCCATGGCTTTTTGCACCCCAGCAAAAATGCGGAGGATCTTCATCCCGAAATTGCGGCCCAGATTGCGGCCAGTTGTATTCCCCTGCAAACAGAGGCCGCCAATTTGCGCTATATGGCCAAGGCGAGTTTTGGCTTTGGCGATGTGAATAGTTGTTTGCTTTTTGCCCGCTGGGAGGACTAG
- a CDS encoding enoyl-ACP reductase FabI: protein MYKEQQLWGLILGGSSGLGWAAAQQLAQKGMSLCIYYRERRADARVAQARFQALALETGVSILHYNVDATQKEQIARSLAELANRLPPEARFRLLLHSIAKGNLKAFLGQNNLTSTDFQLTAQNMAYSIVDWAQGLINLGRFAEDARILGLSSGGNQRAWSHYAAVSAAKTALEAIIRAMALEYAPLGIRANIVQAGMMNTRSFQLIPGSDDLAQFAKSRNPLGRMTEAEDVAKVIELLCRAESAWINGAIIPVDGGERLI from the coding sequence ATGTATAAGGAACAGCAACTTTGGGGGCTCATTTTGGGGGGCTCTTCGGGACTAGGTTGGGCGGCCGCCCAACAACTGGCCCAAAAAGGCATGTCGCTCTGCATTTATTATCGAGAACGGCGGGCCGATGCTCGGGTGGCCCAAGCTCGTTTTCAGGCTTTGGCCCTAGAAACGGGCGTGAGTATTTTGCACTATAATGTAGATGCCACGCAAAAAGAGCAAATTGCTCGATCTTTGGCAGAACTGGCCAATCGCCTGCCGCCAGAGGCTCGCTTTCGGCTGCTATTGCACAGCATTGCCAAGGGCAATCTCAAGGCCTTTTTGGGCCAGAATAATTTGACGAGTACTGATTTCCAGCTTACGGCCCAAAACATGGCTTATAGTATTGTCGATTGGGCGCAGGGATTAATTAATCTAGGCCGCTTTGCCGAAGATGCTCGAATTTTGGGGTTGAGCAGTGGGGGAAACCAAAGAGCTTGGTCCCATTATGCGGCCGTGTCAGCGGCTAAGACCGCTCTAGAGGCCATTATTCGCGCTATGGCTTTAGAGTATGCGCCCTTGGGCATTCGGGCGAATATTGTACAGGCGGGCATGATGAATACCCGTTCCTTTCAACTGATTCCCGGCAGCGATGATTTGGCCCAATTTGCCAAAAGTAGAAACCCTTTGGGCCGAATGACGGAGGCCGAAGATGTAGCCAAAGTCATTGAGCTACTCTGTCGAGCAGAATCAGCTTGGATTAATGGTGCCATTATTCCCGTAGATGGCGGAGAACGATTGATTTAA